One Microbacterium trichothecenolyticum DNA window includes the following coding sequences:
- a CDS encoding 4-(cytidine 5'-diphospho)-2-C-methyl-D-erythritol kinase: protein MSPLPPASVRVRAPGKINVFLEVGDVQDDGYHELATAFQAVSLYEEIVATPADDITMEVSARGPVDIEGVPTDDRNLAVRAARLLAQTAGVDRGAHLSVRKAVPVAGGMGGGSADAAAALVACDALWGLGMPTGELAHLAARLGADVPFALLGGTAVGTGRGDELSPALARGRFDWVLVPNELGMSTPVVYGELDAHRERHAVDIGPAPRVPAVDPDVLHALRQGDARMLAATLRNDLQAPALHLRPELARVLERGESSGALAGIVSGSGPTLAFLAADESAALDLQITLSAAGLVALHVHGPVAGARVI from the coding sequence ATGAGCCCCCTGCCGCCCGCATCGGTCCGCGTGCGCGCACCCGGGAAGATCAATGTCTTCCTCGAGGTCGGAGACGTGCAGGACGACGGATATCACGAGCTCGCCACGGCGTTCCAGGCGGTGTCGCTCTACGAGGAGATCGTGGCGACACCGGCCGACGACATCACGATGGAGGTGAGCGCGCGCGGGCCCGTCGACATCGAGGGCGTACCCACCGACGACCGCAACCTCGCCGTGCGGGCCGCCCGGCTGCTCGCGCAGACGGCCGGCGTCGACAGGGGCGCGCACCTGTCTGTGCGCAAGGCGGTTCCGGTCGCCGGCGGCATGGGGGGCGGTTCCGCCGACGCGGCTGCCGCACTCGTGGCCTGCGACGCCCTCTGGGGCCTGGGGATGCCGACGGGCGAGCTCGCCCACCTGGCCGCCCGTCTCGGCGCCGACGTCCCCTTCGCCCTGCTCGGTGGGACCGCGGTGGGCACCGGCCGCGGCGACGAGCTGAGCCCCGCGCTCGCGCGCGGTCGCTTCGACTGGGTGCTGGTGCCGAACGAGCTGGGCATGTCGACCCCGGTCGTCTATGGCGAGCTCGACGCGCACCGCGAGCGTCACGCCGTCGACATCGGTCCCGCCCCGCGGGTTCCCGCGGTCGACCCCGACGTGCTCCATGCCCTGCGCCAGGGCGACGCGCGCATGCTCGCGGCCACGTTGCGCAACGATCTCCAGGCGCCGGCCCTGCACTTGCGCCCCGAGCTGGCGCGCGTGCTGGAACGCGGTGAGAGCTCCGGCGCGCTCGCCGGGATCGTGTCGGGATCAGGGCCCACCCTGGCATTCCTCGCCGCCGACGAGTCCGCCGCGCTCGATCTGCAGATCACCCTGAGTGCCGCCGGGCTGGTGGCGCTGCACGTCCACGGCCCTGTCGCCGGTGCCCGCGTGATCTGA
- a CDS encoding DUF427 domain-containing protein → MKATLDGVVIAEADRDDLASIEGNWYFPPSAIREGALSQSPTPYTCPWKGAAQYWNISVDGAELSDGAWSYPDLRPGAVDRVGKDFAGFVAFDRKVVVSD, encoded by the coding sequence ATGAAGGCAACGCTGGATGGCGTCGTGATCGCCGAAGCCGACCGTGACGACCTGGCATCCATCGAGGGCAACTGGTACTTCCCGCCGTCCGCGATCCGTGAGGGTGCGCTGAGTCAGAGCCCCACGCCGTACACGTGTCCCTGGAAGGGGGCGGCGCAGTACTGGAACATCTCCGTCGACGGCGCGGAACTCTCCGACGGCGCGTGGTCGTATCCCGACCTGCGGCCCGGTGCGGTCGACCGCGTGGGCAAGGACTTCGCCGGTTTCGTCGCCTTCGACCGCAAGGTCGTGGTCTCCGACTGA
- a CDS encoding ABC transporter ATP-binding protein — translation MIEFSAVSKVFPDGTRAVDDFHLVIPSRKTTVFVGSSGCGKTTLLRMINRMVEPSSGTISIDGDDIGRKPSVQLRRSIGYVMQNSGLLPHFTVADNIATVPVLQGQSRKTARTRALELMETVGLDTAMADRYPSQLSGGQQQRVGVARGLAADPNILLMDEPFGAVDPIVRDELQQELIRLQDEIGKTIVFVTHDIDEAFLLGDQVVILEKGAKIAQVGTPSEIVENPASDFVASFIGAVKGKRALHLKQTATGTVVVDAEGRTQGALVEDSRP, via the coding sequence ATGATCGAGTTCTCGGCCGTTTCCAAGGTCTTCCCCGACGGTACGCGCGCCGTCGACGACTTCCACCTCGTCATCCCCTCACGCAAGACGACCGTGTTCGTCGGGTCGTCGGGCTGCGGCAAGACGACTCTGCTGCGCATGATCAATCGCATGGTCGAACCCTCGTCGGGCACGATCTCGATCGACGGCGACGACATCGGCCGCAAGCCCTCGGTGCAGCTGCGCCGCAGCATCGGCTATGTCATGCAGAACTCCGGCCTGCTGCCGCACTTCACGGTCGCCGACAACATCGCCACCGTGCCCGTCCTGCAGGGACAGAGTCGCAAGACCGCACGCACGCGCGCGCTCGAGCTGATGGAGACCGTCGGTCTGGACACCGCGATGGCCGACCGGTACCCCAGTCAGCTGTCCGGCGGCCAGCAGCAGCGCGTGGGCGTGGCCCGCGGACTCGCGGCCGACCCCAACATCCTGCTCATGGACGAGCCGTTCGGCGCCGTCGACCCGATCGTCCGCGACGAGCTCCAGCAGGAGCTCATCCGCCTGCAGGACGAGATCGGCAAGACGATCGTGTTCGTCACGCACGACATCGACGAGGCGTTCCTCCTCGGCGACCAGGTCGTCATCCTCGAGAAGGGCGCGAAGATCGCGCAGGTCGGCACCCCGAGCGAGATCGTCGAGAACCCGGCATCCGACTTCGTCGCGAGCTTCATCGGTGCCGTGAAGGGAAAGCGCGCGCTGCATCTCAAGCAGACCGCGACGGGAACGGTCGTCGTCGATGCCGAGGGACGCACGCAGGGCGCGCTCGTGGAGGACTCCCGCCCGTGA
- a CDS encoding MarR family winged helix-turn-helix transcriptional regulator, with protein MSRESDEVDRIVDAWMRQRPDLDFSPLEVLSRVARLSRHLDIARKEAFRRSDIESWEWDVLSALRRAGEPYQLSPKQLLQQTLVSSGTMTNRIDRLVARRFVRREADPGDGRSILVTLTDDGRVRVDAAITRLVDAEALLLDGLSRSDRDRLAGLLRKLSLGFDA; from the coding sequence GTGAGCCGGGAGAGTGACGAGGTGGACCGCATCGTCGATGCGTGGATGCGTCAGCGCCCCGACCTCGATTTCTCGCCCCTCGAGGTGCTCTCGCGTGTCGCCCGCCTCTCGCGTCACCTCGACATCGCCCGCAAAGAGGCGTTCCGCCGCAGCGACATCGAGTCGTGGGAATGGGACGTGCTCTCGGCGCTCCGACGCGCGGGGGAGCCCTACCAGCTCAGCCCGAAGCAGTTGCTGCAGCAGACCCTCGTGTCCAGCGGCACCATGACCAATCGCATCGACCGGCTCGTCGCCCGCCGGTTCGTTCGACGCGAAGCCGACCCGGGCGATGGACGGAGCATCCTCGTGACCCTGACCGACGACGGCCGCGTACGCGTGGATGCCGCCATCACCCGACTCGTCGACGCCGAGGCACTGCTGCTCGACGGGCTGTCGCGGAGCGATCGCGACCGCCTCGCCGGCCTGCTGCGCAAGCTCAGCCTGGGATTCGACGCATGA
- a CDS encoding ABC transporter permease, with translation MNLIGEAFAWIFSGDQSPYDSIPAALGVQLLYTLIAVVVAGAIAIPLGWFIGHTGKGRETAVAISGAARAIPSFGLLILLTLLLGVLHKPEAAVISFVILAIPSLLAGAYTGLEAIDRRVIDAGRSMGMTEMQIFWRIEVPLGLPLLVGGIRAATLQVLATVTIAAYIGLGGLGQYIIAAIPLRRLDMLIGGAILVAVLALVVDGLFALLQHLVVPRGIRVAASAQPQRRSSRQRRAEAIAVGAPTAPAATP, from the coding sequence ATGAACCTCATCGGTGAGGCGTTCGCCTGGATCTTCTCGGGCGATCAGAGTCCCTACGACTCGATCCCGGCGGCTCTCGGGGTGCAGCTCCTCTACACGCTCATCGCCGTCGTCGTCGCGGGCGCGATCGCCATCCCCCTGGGGTGGTTCATCGGGCACACGGGGAAGGGGCGCGAGACCGCCGTCGCCATCTCCGGCGCCGCCCGCGCCATCCCGTCCTTCGGCCTGCTCATCCTGCTCACCCTGCTGCTCGGCGTGCTGCACAAACCCGAGGCGGCCGTCATCTCGTTCGTCATCCTCGCCATCCCCTCGTTGCTCGCCGGCGCGTACACGGGCCTCGAGGCCATCGACCGCCGCGTGATCGACGCGGGCCGATCGATGGGCATGACCGAGATGCAGATCTTCTGGCGCATCGAGGTCCCGCTGGGGTTGCCGCTGCTGGTCGGCGGCATCCGGGCGGCCACCCTTCAGGTGCTGGCGACCGTGACGATCGCGGCGTACATCGGTCTCGGCGGGCTCGGGCAGTACATCATCGCCGCGATCCCGCTGCGGCGCTTGGACATGCTCATCGGCGGCGCCATCCTCGTCGCCGTGCTCGCGCTCGTCGTCGACGGGCTGTTCGCCCTGCTCCAACACCTCGTCGTGCCCCGCGGCATCCGCGTCGCCGCGTCCGCGCAGCCGCAGCGCCGGTCCTCGCGGCAGCGTCGCGCCGAGGCCATCGCCGTCGGCGCGCCCACCGCACCGGCCGCGACCCCCTGA
- a CDS encoding stealth family protein — MRPMIPLSIDADPWRALLSRSDIRMHDGILHLIDDTATPALAERDDLLTAASAIEAAGVRVLLVRDANRRPKLVVDTADATAAIGALRDPELGPVYLKARGEDPVPAHSVSPAADSVQAYGVFRPRTSTEGSYRYGASLAPRLELWRFGAKTIEAPRPSALTRRRFAAADLDLVEVERYGRRWTTVSGMFDPHPNEFVGDVDMVFSWVDGSSSEFQRQRAARMKGYVVGDGDDNAARYRQVDELRYALRSVHMYAPWVRRIFIATDSPTPGWLADHPKVTIVRSEEFFADPSVLPTHNSHAVEAQLHRIPGLAEHFLYSNDDMFFGRPVTPELFFSSGGVSRFVESGIRIGTGPAHTARSGHDNGLRVNRALLKERFGRVITLDLEHCATPLRRSVAYELEREFAEDYARTAASRFRSATDISVTNSLYHHYALATGRAVITTQPRTRYVQTTQLDSLRTMERLVSRRDTDMFCLNDGSVPEIPEEVRVPALRACLERYFPVMAPWEKQAVSAGSSAVSSVATPAH, encoded by the coding sequence ATGCGCCCGATGATCCCGCTTTCGATCGACGCCGATCCGTGGCGCGCTCTGCTGTCCCGCTCCGATATCCGGATGCACGACGGCATCCTGCACCTCATCGACGACACCGCCACACCCGCCCTCGCCGAGCGCGACGACCTGCTCACCGCCGCCTCGGCCATCGAGGCGGCCGGCGTGCGGGTGCTCCTCGTCCGCGACGCGAACCGCCGTCCGAAGCTCGTCGTCGACACGGCCGACGCGACCGCGGCGATCGGGGCCTTGCGCGACCCCGAACTCGGTCCCGTATACCTGAAGGCCCGCGGCGAAGACCCGGTGCCCGCGCACAGCGTTTCACCGGCCGCCGACTCCGTCCAGGCCTACGGCGTGTTCCGCCCGCGCACCTCCACCGAGGGCTCCTACCGGTACGGCGCATCGCTCGCGCCCCGGCTCGAGCTGTGGCGCTTCGGTGCCAAGACGATCGAGGCTCCGCGCCCGAGCGCCCTCACGCGACGCCGTTTCGCGGCGGCCGATCTCGACCTCGTCGAGGTCGAGCGCTACGGCCGGCGGTGGACGACGGTGTCGGGCATGTTCGATCCGCACCCGAACGAGTTCGTCGGCGACGTCGACATGGTCTTCTCGTGGGTCGACGGCTCGTCGAGCGAGTTCCAGCGGCAGCGCGCCGCGCGCATGAAGGGCTACGTCGTCGGAGACGGCGACGACAACGCCGCCCGCTACCGACAGGTCGACGAGCTGCGCTATGCGCTGCGCAGCGTCCACATGTACGCGCCGTGGGTGCGCCGCATCTTCATCGCCACCGACTCCCCCACGCCCGGATGGCTCGCCGACCACCCCAAGGTCACGATCGTTCGCAGCGAGGAGTTCTTCGCCGACCCGTCGGTGCTGCCCACGCACAACTCGCACGCCGTCGAGGCGCAGCTGCATCGCATCCCGGGCCTGGCCGAGCACTTCCTCTACAGCAACGACGACATGTTCTTCGGCCGGCCCGTCACCCCCGAGCTGTTCTTCAGCAGCGGCGGGGTGAGCCGTTTCGTCGAGAGCGGCATCCGCATCGGAACGGGACCCGCGCACACCGCGCGTTCGGGTCACGACAACGGCCTGCGCGTCAACCGCGCGCTGTTGAAGGAGCGCTTCGGCCGCGTCATCACCCTCGACCTCGAGCACTGCGCGACGCCGCTGCGACGGTCGGTCGCGTACGAGCTCGAGCGCGAGTTCGCCGAGGACTACGCCCGCACCGCCGCGAGCCGGTTCCGCTCGGCGACCGACATCTCGGTCACGAACAGCCTGTACCACCACTACGCGCTGGCCACCGGCCGGGCGGTCATCACCACGCAGCCCCGCACGCGGTACGTGCAGACGACGCAGCTCGACTCGCTCCGTACGATGGAACGTCTCGTCTCGCGTCGCGACACCGACATGTTCTGTCTCAACGACGGCAGCGTGCCCGAGATCCCCGAGGAGGTTCGGGTTCCCGCTCTGCGGGCATGTCTCGAGCGCTACTTCCCGGTCATGGCGCCGTGGGAGAAGCAGGCCGTCAGCGCAGGATCGTCAGCGGTGTCGTCGGTGGCGACACCCGCCCACTGA
- a CDS encoding ABC-F family ATP-binding cassette domain-containing protein, which translates to MAHLLGGEALHLEYPTKVVFDSVSLGVNEGDRIGIVGRNGDGKSSLLGMLAGIREPDGGRVTVRGGVTVGVLDQQDTLDDDDTIGHAVVGDRPEHEWAGDARTRDVIAGLLGDLPWDARLGDLSGGQRRRVALAKLLSGDWDVLFLDEPTNHLDVEAITWLAGHLKKRWAPSAGGLLVVTHDRWFLDEICTVTWEVHDRIVEPFEGGYAAYILQRVERDRQAASIEQRRQNLARKELAWLRRGAPARTSKPKFRIDAANELIADVPEIRDKVALQSLAVARLGKDVVDLLDAGVAFGEKTVLKDVEWRIAPGERTGILGVNGAGKSTLLSLVTGSLEPTTGRVKRGKTVKVATLTQRLDELEQHLNDPVRVVISGLRTTYSFGAGSKAQELTPGQLLERLGFSSAQLSTPVKDLSGGQKRRLQLLLILLDQPNVLILDEPTNDLDTDMLAAMEDLLDSWSGTLIVVSHDRYFLERVTDQQYAILDTKLRHLPGGVDEYLRLRALQDAAPSSPAASGTAPAAPGLQGADLRAAQKEASATERRIEKLQQQIDTAKAALADHDQGDYVGLGKEMERISGLEAERDDLEMRWFELTEAIG; encoded by the coding sequence ATGGCACATCTGCTCGGGGGCGAAGCCCTGCACCTGGAATACCCGACCAAGGTCGTCTTCGACTCCGTCTCGCTCGGCGTCAACGAGGGTGACCGGATCGGCATCGTCGGCCGCAACGGCGACGGCAAGTCGAGCCTGCTCGGCATGCTCGCCGGCATCCGCGAGCCCGACGGTGGGCGCGTCACCGTGCGCGGCGGCGTCACGGTCGGCGTGCTGGATCAGCAGGACACCCTCGATGACGACGACACCATCGGTCACGCGGTCGTGGGCGACCGCCCCGAGCACGAGTGGGCCGGCGACGCGCGCACGCGCGACGTGATCGCGGGGTTGCTCGGCGACCTGCCCTGGGACGCGCGCCTCGGCGACCTGTCGGGCGGTCAGCGGCGCCGCGTCGCGCTGGCGAAGCTGCTGTCGGGGGACTGGGACGTGCTCTTCCTCGACGAGCCCACCAACCACCTCGACGTCGAGGCGATCACCTGGCTCGCCGGACACCTCAAGAAGCGCTGGGCGCCCAGTGCCGGCGGACTGCTGGTGGTCACGCACGACCGGTGGTTCCTCGACGAGATCTGCACCGTCACGTGGGAGGTGCACGACCGCATCGTCGAGCCCTTCGAGGGCGGGTACGCGGCGTACATCCTGCAGCGGGTCGAGCGCGACCGCCAGGCGGCATCCATCGAACAGCGCCGCCAGAACCTCGCCCGCAAGGAGCTGGCATGGCTGCGCCGCGGGGCGCCCGCCCGCACCTCCAAGCCGAAGTTCCGCATCGACGCGGCCAACGAGCTGATCGCCGACGTGCCCGAGATCCGCGACAAGGTCGCGCTGCAGTCGCTCGCGGTGGCGCGTCTCGGCAAAGACGTGGTCGACCTGCTCGACGCGGGCGTGGCGTTCGGCGAGAAGACCGTGCTGAAAGACGTCGAGTGGCGCATCGCTCCGGGGGAGCGCACCGGCATCCTGGGAGTGAACGGCGCCGGCAAGTCGACGCTGCTGAGCCTGGTCACCGGCTCGCTCGAACCGACGACCGGCCGGGTCAAGCGCGGCAAGACCGTCAAGGTCGCCACCCTCACCCAGCGCCTCGACGAACTCGAGCAGCACCTGAACGATCCCGTTCGCGTCGTGATCTCGGGGCTGCGCACGACGTACTCGTTCGGCGCGGGCTCCAAGGCCCAGGAGCTCACTCCGGGCCAGCTTCTCGAGCGCCTCGGCTTCTCCAGTGCCCAGCTCTCCACGCCCGTGAAAGACCTGTCCGGTGGGCAGAAGCGGCGCCTGCAGCTGCTGCTGATCCTGCTCGACCAGCCGAACGTCCTCATCCTCGACGAGCCGACCAACGACCTCGACACCGACATGCTCGCCGCGATGGAAGACCTGCTCGACTCGTGGTCGGGCACCCTGATCGTCGTCTCGCACGACCGGTACTTCCTCGAGCGGGTTACCGATCAGCAGTACGCCATCCTCGACACGAAGCTCCGCCACCTCCCCGGAGGAGTCGACGAGTATCTGCGTCTTCGGGCGCTTCAGGATGCCGCTCCCTCGAGCCCCGCGGCATCCGGAACCGCCCCCGCGGCCCCGGGTCTCCAAGGTGCCGACCTCCGCGCCGCGCAGAAGGAGGCCTCGGCCACCGAGCGGCGCATCGAGAAGCTTCAGCAGCAGATCGACACCGCCAAAGCGGCGCTGGCCGATCACGACCAGGGCGATTACGTCGGACTCGGCAAGGAGATGGAGCGCATCTCGGGTCTCGAGGCGGAGCGCGACGACCTCGAGATGCGGTGGTTCGAGTTGACCGAGGCGATCGGCTGA
- a CDS encoding ABC transporter substrate-binding protein has product MFTARTRKGLGLLAGLAVTSLALAGCGGASSDPLSNGGGDASASSDTIVVGSQAYYSNEIIAEIYAQALENAGKTVTRQFQIGQRDAYIPLLEDGTVSVFPEYTGNLLQFFEKDTTARTSEEVYAALPAALPQGLQVLDQSPATDQDSYTVTKAFADANGLTSIADLSKVTSGLTLGGNAELAERPYGPSGLKSTYGVDVQFSATGETTVDDLVAGTIQVANVYTADPRIQTDNLVTLSDPKGLFLASNVVPVVNANVASEVSDVLNKVSAALTPAGLVELNVKSTVDQEASAEIAKEWLAANGF; this is encoded by the coding sequence ATGTTCACAGCACGAACTCGCAAGGGCCTCGGCCTCCTCGCCGGCCTCGCCGTCACCTCCCTCGCCCTCGCCGGTTGCGGCGGCGCATCCAGCGACCCGCTCAGCAACGGCGGCGGTGACGCCTCGGCATCCTCCGACACGATCGTCGTCGGCTCGCAGGCCTATTACTCGAACGAGATCATTGCCGAGATCTACGCTCAGGCACTCGAGAACGCGGGCAAGACGGTGACGCGCCAGTTCCAGATCGGTCAGCGCGACGCCTACATCCCGCTGCTGGAAGACGGGACCGTCTCGGTCTTCCCCGAGTACACCGGCAACCTCCTGCAGTTCTTCGAGAAGGACACGACCGCGCGCACCTCGGAAGAGGTCTACGCGGCGCTGCCGGCCGCTCTCCCTCAGGGCCTGCAGGTGCTCGACCAGTCGCCGGCCACCGACCAGGACTCGTACACCGTCACCAAGGCGTTCGCCGACGCGAACGGTCTGACCTCGATCGCCGACCTGTCCAAGGTCACCTCGGGCCTGACCCTCGGCGGCAACGCCGAGCTCGCCGAGCGTCCCTATGGCCCCTCGGGGCTGAAGTCGACGTACGGCGTCGACGTGCAGTTCTCGGCCACCGGTGAGACCACGGTCGACGACCTCGTCGCCGGCACCATCCAGGTCGCCAACGTCTACACCGCCGACCCGCGCATCCAGACCGACAACCTCGTCACGCTGAGTGACCCGAAGGGACTGTTCCTCGCGTCGAACGTCGTCCCGGTCGTCAACGCGAACGTGGCCTCCGAGGTGTCGGACGTGCTGAACAAGGTCAGCGCCGCGCTGACGCCCGCGGGACTCGTCGAGCTGAACGTGAAGTCGACGGTCGACCAGGAGGCGTCCGCCGAGATCGCGAAGGAATGGCTCGCGGCCAACGGCTTCTGA
- the glmU gene encoding bifunctional UDP-N-acetylglucosamine diphosphorylase/glucosamine-1-phosphate N-acetyltransferase GlmU codes for MTSTTELAVVVLAAGQGTRMRSRIPKVLHPVGGRPLVGHVLDTAASLDPARIVVVVRHERELVAETVAELAPGVVVVDQDEVPGTGRAVEAALGVLDGFDGDVLVLSADVPLLETGTLTELLATHRAGGSAVTLLSARVDQPFGYGRIIRDDEQGVRRIVEQKDATADEAAVTEINVGVYVFRAEPLRTQLALVGTANAQGEKYLTDVIGLLRDADLGVAASITPDAAAALGVNDRVQLSEAGRTLNARTVRRWQLEGVTVVDPATTWIDVTATLAPDVTILPNTHVRGATVIASGATIGPDTTLTDCEVGEDATITRTDGTLAVVEAGATVGPFAYLRANARVGVNAKVGTFVEVKNSSIGEGSKVPHLSYIGDTDIGRGVNLGAGAITANYDDLTKHRTVIGDEVHSGSHNVFVAPVTIGDGAKTGAGAVIRKDVPAGALALSVSPQRNIEGWVEKNRPGTAAADVAARARAEQEAADGS; via the coding sequence ATGACCTCTACGACCGAGCTCGCTGTCGTCGTCCTCGCCGCGGGCCAGGGCACCCGCATGCGCTCGCGCATCCCGAAGGTTCTGCATCCGGTCGGGGGCCGACCCCTCGTCGGGCACGTGCTCGACACCGCCGCCTCCCTCGACCCGGCGCGCATCGTCGTGGTCGTGCGCCACGAACGTGAGCTCGTCGCCGAGACCGTCGCCGAACTGGCCCCGGGCGTCGTCGTCGTCGACCAAGACGAGGTGCCGGGCACGGGACGCGCCGTCGAGGCCGCTCTGGGAGTCCTCGACGGCTTCGACGGCGACGTGCTGGTGCTCAGCGCCGACGTGCCCCTGCTCGAGACCGGGACCCTCACCGAACTGCTCGCGACGCACCGCGCCGGCGGCTCGGCCGTGACCCTGCTGAGCGCCCGCGTCGACCAGCCGTTCGGCTACGGCCGGATCATCCGCGACGACGAGCAGGGAGTGCGCCGCATCGTCGAGCAGAAAGATGCCACGGCCGACGAGGCCGCGGTCACCGAGATCAATGTGGGCGTGTACGTCTTCCGGGCCGAGCCGTTGCGCACGCAGCTCGCGCTCGTGGGCACCGCGAACGCGCAGGGCGAGAAGTACCTCACCGACGTGATCGGCCTGCTTCGCGACGCGGACCTCGGGGTCGCGGCATCCATCACCCCCGATGCGGCGGCCGCCCTCGGCGTCAACGACCGCGTACAGCTGTCCGAGGCGGGGCGAACGCTCAACGCGCGTACCGTGCGGCGGTGGCAGCTCGAGGGCGTCACGGTCGTCGACCCGGCGACCACCTGGATCGACGTCACCGCCACTCTGGCTCCCGACGTCACGATCCTGCCGAACACCCACGTGCGCGGCGCGACCGTCATCGCAAGCGGCGCCACCATCGGCCCCGACACCACGCTCACCGACTGCGAGGTGGGGGAGGACGCCACGATCACCCGCACCGACGGCACTCTCGCCGTCGTCGAGGCGGGCGCCACCGTCGGGCCCTTCGCCTACCTGCGCGCGAACGCCCGCGTGGGCGTGAACGCCAAGGTCGGGACATTCGTCGAGGTGAAGAACTCCTCGATCGGCGAGGGCAGCAAGGTTCCGCACCTGTCGTACATCGGCGACACCGACATCGGACGCGGGGTGAACCTCGGCGCCGGCGCCATCACGGCCAACTACGACGATCTCACCAAGCACCGCACCGTGATCGGTGACGAGGTGCACAGCGGCTCGCACAACGTCTTCGTCGCGCCGGTTACGATTGGAGACGGCGCCAAGACGGGTGCCGGCGCGGTGATCCGCAAGGACGTCCCGGCCGGTGCGCTGGCGCTCAGCGTGTCCCCCCAGCGCAACATCGAGGGGTGGGTCGAGAAGAACCGACCGGGCACCGCGGCGGCCGACGTGGCCGCGCGAGCTCGGGCTGAACAGGAAGCGGCCGAT
- a CDS encoding ABC transporter permease, producing the protein MNWVGNNLELIGELTLVHLRQSIIALLVGFVISIPLGWFAWRYRLVRSSVITITGLLYTIPSLALLILFPVVTGWYSIVSETNLIVALAIYAVAILVRAVADGLDSVDAGVRQASTAIGYGSFRRFWAVEFPLAGPVVLAGLRVTSASTIALATVGILVGIQNLGYLFTNGLQRRIIPEVFAGVIAVVVLALVIDLLLVFAGRLLMPWTRGTKTVSRISNRTLVKA; encoded by the coding sequence GTGAACTGGGTGGGAAACAACCTCGAGCTGATCGGGGAGCTGACGCTGGTGCACCTGCGCCAGAGCATCATCGCCTTGCTCGTGGGCTTCGTCATCAGCATCCCGCTCGGCTGGTTCGCCTGGCGGTATCGCCTCGTGCGCAGCAGCGTCATCACCATCACCGGCCTGCTCTACACGATCCCCTCGCTCGCGCTCCTGATCCTCTTCCCCGTCGTCACCGGGTGGTACAGCATCGTCAGTGAGACGAACCTCATCGTCGCCCTGGCGATCTACGCGGTGGCGATCCTGGTGCGTGCCGTCGCGGACGGTCTCGATTCGGTGGATGCCGGTGTGCGCCAGGCGTCCACGGCGATCGGCTACGGCTCGTTCCGCCGGTTCTGGGCGGTGGAGTTCCCGCTCGCGGGTCCGGTCGTGCTCGCGGGGCTGCGCGTCACCTCTGCCAGCACCATCGCACTGGCGACGGTCGGCATCCTCGTCGGTATCCAGAATCTCGGCTACCTGTTCACCAACGGTCTGCAGCGCCGCATCATCCCTGAGGTGTTCGCGGGCGTCATCGCCGTGGTCGTGCTCGCCCTCGTCATCGACCTGCTGCTCGTCTTCGCCGGGCGTCTGCTCATGCCGTGGACCCGCGGGACGAAGACGGTCTCGCGTATCTCCAACCGGACGCTGGTGAAGGCATGA